A region of the Denitrificimonas caeni genome:
AAAAATTATGTCTTATATGGATGTGGCTGAGCAAGAAGGCGCCGAGCTGTTAACAGGTGGCAAAATTGAGCAACTGGAAGGTGATTTCGCTAGCGGCTATTACATTCAACCAACACTGTTGAAAGGCCACAATAAGATGCGCATCTTCCAAGAGGAGATTTTTGGCCCTGTGGTAGCGGTAACGACCTTTAAGGATGAAGCAGAAGCGCTTGAAATCGCTAATGATACCGAGTTTGGATTAGGTGCGGGCGTGTGGACCCGTGATATTAATCGTGCGTACCGCATGGGGCGCGGTATTCAAGCAGGACGAGTGTGGACGAACTGCTACCACCTGTATCCAGCTCATGCAGCCTTTGGAGGTTATAAAAAGTCTGGTGTTGGACGTGAAACCCATAAGATGATGTTAGACCACTATCAGCAGACGAAAAACTTGCTGGTGAGCTACGACATTAACCCGTTGGGCTTCTTCTAAGTTTGTAAGGCTGGTGCCGCTGGCTGGTTCTAGTGGCACCAAGAGGCCTCTGAGCTATGTTGTTTTGTATGGTGCTACTTATCGACGGTACGATTAGGTTCTGCTTATGGTAACCCCCCTTTCCTAGAGTCTATTCTTTTTTGTCGAAACGCAGTCAATTGGCTGCGTTTTTTTTTGCCTGAAAACTGCTGCTGAGACGCTGTGATGTTGAAGAGTAAAAGCAGTGCGACCAATGGCAGCCAAAACCGGTTCCAAAGTACCGTTTTGTCTTATACCTAATAGCGCTATTAATAGAGGTGCCGGAATACACCGGTCTTTAACAAAAAGAGGAAACGACTATGTGGAATAAACCAACCTTTAATGATCTGCGTATTGGGTTTGAAGTGACGATGTACATCGCTAACCGTTGATACATCGTGCCCTTATGTTAATCGTTCAACGATCGAGCCCCAGTCCTACTGGGGCTACTAAGGAATAGAGTTATGTATATTCAAGTCTTAGGTTCAGCAGCAGGAGGTGGCTTTCCGCAATGGAACTGTAATTGCCATAATTGTCACGGTTTACGCAAAGGCACTTTGCGGGCAACACCGCGTACGCAGTCTTCAATTGCTATCAGTGATGATGGTGTGAACTGGATTTTATGTAATGCTTCGCCAGATATCCGTAGTCAGTTAGAGGCTTTTCCTGCACTGCAACCAGCGCGCCAAGCACGCGATACTGCGATTGCAGGCATTATTTTACTCGACAGCCAAATTGACCATGTCACGGGGTTATTAACTTTGCGTGAGGGCTGTCCTCATGATGTGTGGTGCACTGAGATGGTGCATCAAGACCTGACCTCTGGGTTTCCTGTTTTTAATATGCTGGCGCATTGGAATGGTGGACTTAAGCACCGTTTGATTGCGCTGGATGGCCAGCCCTTTACTGTACCTGCCTGCCCAGGATTAAGTATCACTGCTATTTCCTTGCGCAGTAATGCGCCACCGTACTCACCGCGTCGTGATGATCCACACCCTGGTAACAATATTGGCTTGTTGATTGAAGATACTCGCAGCGGTAAAAAACTTTTCTATGCGCCTGGTCTGGGAGAGATGGACGCAGAGCTGGCACAAATGATGAGTAGTGCTGATTGCTTATTAGTTGATGGCACTGTTTGGCAAGATGATGAAATGCAGGCGAGAGGTGTCGGTGGCAAGCTTGGCAGTGAAATGGGGCATTTGGCACAAATAGGTGCTGGCGGCATGTTGGATGTCTTAGCTCAGTACCCAGAAGCCCGTCGTATTTTAATTCATATCAATAACACCAACCCTATCCTAGATGAGGACTCCACCGAGCGTGCGCAAGTAGAAGCAGCTGGTGTGGAAGTTGCTTATGACGGAATGAGTATCGAGCTTTAGGAGCCTGTGATGAGCCAGCAAGCAATGACCCCAGAGCAATTTGAGCATGCGCTGCGTGGCAAAGGGGATTATTACCATATTCATCACCCTTATCATGTTGCTATGCACACTGGGCAAGCGACCCGTGAGCAAATTCAGGGGTGGGTGGCAAACCGCTTTTATTATCAAATCAGTATCCCCATGAAAGATGCTGCCAT
Encoded here:
- the pqqA gene encoding pyrroloquinoline quinone precursor peptide PqqA, which produces MWNKPTFNDLRIGFEVTMYIANR
- the pqqB gene encoding pyrroloquinoline quinone biosynthesis protein PqqB is translated as MYIQVLGSAAGGGFPQWNCNCHNCHGLRKGTLRATPRTQSSIAISDDGVNWILCNASPDIRSQLEAFPALQPARQARDTAIAGIILLDSQIDHVTGLLTLREGCPHDVWCTEMVHQDLTSGFPVFNMLAHWNGGLKHRLIALDGQPFTVPACPGLSITAISLRSNAPPYSPRRDDPHPGNNIGLLIEDTRSGKKLFYAPGLGEMDAELAQMMSSADCLLVDGTVWQDDEMQARGVGGKLGSEMGHLAQIGAGGMLDVLAQYPEARRILIHINNTNPILDEDSTERAQVEAAGVEVAYDGMSIEL